Genomic segment of Paenibacillus sp. FSL R5-0912:
TAAGGCCTGCAGCGCAAAGGTGGTATCCATAATTTCTGCCGGATGGCCATCGGCTGCCCCCAGGTTCACCAGACGTCCTTCCGCCAGCAGGTACAGCTTGCGGCCATCCTTCAGCAGATACTCTTCAATATTCTTCCGCACCGTCCGCTGGGAGGTGGAGCGTTCAGCCAGTTCCGGCTTGTTCACTTCAACATCGAAGTGTCCGGCATTGCAGAGGATCGCACCATCCTTCATGACATCATAATGCTCGCCGCGGATAACATACCGATTTCCGGTTACGGTTACGAAGAAGTCGCCGCGCTTCGCTGCTTCCAGCATTGGCATCACATGGAATCCGTCCATGTGGGCTTCTACAGCCTTAATCGCATCCACTTCAGTAACAATCACGTTCGCTCCGAGACCCTTGGCCCGCATCGCTACACCTTTACCGCACCAGCCGTAGCCCACCACAACCACTGTCTTGCCGGCTACAATCAGGTTGGTTGTGCGAACAATGCCGTCCCATGCCGATTGGCCTGTGCCATAGCGGTTATCGAACAAATATTTACAATAGGCGTCATTTACAGCCACCATCGGGAACTTCAGCATGCCTTGCTTCTGCAGCGCCTTCAGCCGGATAATTCCTGTAGTTGTTTCTTCAGCACCGCCGCGGATATTCTCCATCAGGTCAGGACGCTCGGAATGCAGCAGGGTGGCGAAATCTCCTCCGTCATCGATAATCAGATCCGGCTTGCTCTCCAGCGCCTTGATGTTAAGCGCCTTGAATTCTTCAGGAGACGGATTATATTTGGCGAACACGGTGATGCCGTCCTCAACTAACGCGGCACACACATCGTCCTGTGTAGACAGAGGGTTCGAGCCGGTTATCGTAACTTCGGCCCCGCCCGCCTGTACTACCTTGGCCAGATAAGCGGTCTTGGCTTCCAGGTGAAGCGTGATCGATACCTTAAGGCCCTTGAACGGCTGCTGCGCTTCGAACTGCTCGCGGATACGGTTCAGTACCGGCATGTGCTGGCGAACCCAGTCGATTTTGAGATGCCCCTCGGGCGCGAGAGACATATCGGTTACGATACTATTTTCCTTGGACAATGAACTCATGTTATAACCTCCCACTATAAATTAATATTTTCTCTTGTTTGCTCACTCGTTCTTAGGTTTTCAGCCATGGACAGGTTGAGAGTTGGAGAAGTCATGTAAGGATGACATTATTTTCTTGCAGAGCCGGTGGCGGGAATAGAGGTTGGGGGGATTGTCCCCAGCCCATGGATCGTTCCTGTGATCGCACTTTGGATATCCACACCTGTCTCTTGACGGCTTACCCTCCCATGTCACGCGGGGTCTTTGCCCTTACATTCCTTCGTTCTGCCTCTCAAGAGGTGGACGCCGTTTCTTGCTCCTTTACAGGGTCGTTGCCCTTATGGAATTAGTTCCTGCGGCTGCTCCGTGCTTCTTTTGTCTTTGGTGAAACCTACTTCAATGAGCAAAATGAGTTTGGTTTTTCTTAGGCTGCCATCTGTAGCTGGGCCTGACGGACCGGCCCTAACACGCTGTTTGCATCGTATGGAATGTGCTTCGTCCCGAGCGTATGAAGCACGCGAATAAGTTTCCCGCACAACGCCACAAGGGATTGCTTTTTCTTCAGTGGATTCTGACTTCGTGTCGTAAAATACTGGTGCAGTGCCTTGAATTCGGCGTTCTTTGCTACCATGGGCATGACCGCCCGGAACAGCAGGGCCCTCAGCTTTGCACGTCCACGTTTGGTAATACTGGACTTGCCCTTTTTCTTTCCCGAACTATTCTCTTTGAGATTCAGTCCGGCCAGCCGAATAATCTGCTGTCCATGCTCGTAACCACTCAGATCGCCCACTTCCGCCAGGAATCCCGCTAACGTCACTACAGCCACACCGGGCACGGTAAGCATCTCTTTCGTGCCTGGAATTTGCCCTAGTAGACGTTCTACTTCGGACAGAATCTCTTCAAGCTGTCTGGCGAACATGTCATACTGCTCCAGAAGTGTTTTAATCTCGATCTTTGCTGCAGGAAGACCTTCGGTCAGACCGATAGAGCCTCTCGCCGTTTCGACCAGCAATTGGGCTCGCTTCGTT
This window contains:
- a CDS encoding adenosylhomocysteinase — encoded protein: MSSLSKENSIVTDMSLAPEGHLKIDWVRQHMPVLNRIREQFEAQQPFKGLKVSITLHLEAKTAYLAKVVQAGGAEVTITGSNPLSTQDDVCAALVEDGITVFAKYNPSPEEFKALNIKALESKPDLIIDDGGDFATLLHSERPDLMENIRGGAEETTTGIIRLKALQKQGMLKFPMVAVNDAYCKYLFDNRYGTGQSAWDGIVRTTNLIVAGKTVVVVGYGWCGKGVAMRAKGLGANVIVTEVDAIKAVEAHMDGFHVMPMLEAAKRGDFFVTVTGNRYVIRGEHYDVMKDGAILCNAGHFDVEVNKPELAERSTSQRTVRKNIEEYLLKDGRKLYLLAEGRLVNLGAADGHPAEIMDTTFALQALSLKYVNDNYKDIGVKVENVPYELDEQVARYKLESLGIAIDSLTQAQVDYLDSWNLND